A genome region from Glycine max cultivar Williams 82 chromosome 5, Glycine_max_v4.0, whole genome shotgun sequence includes the following:
- the LOC100792882 gene encoding vesicle-associated protein 2-1: MLIMFMSTVELEKQTYCDLKVLNNTGNYVAFKVKTTSPKKYFVRPNTGVVHPWDSCIIRVTLQAQQEYPPDMQCKDKFLLQSTIVNPNTDVDDLPPDTFNKDGEKSIEDMKLRVVYISPTSPQGSTEGDTVKNSTQKPDTNSSETVQRLKEERDANVLQTRQLQQELDMLKRRRNRRGDPGFSFTFAMFVGLIGLLCGLLLKLSLSSPPTE; the protein is encoded by the exons ATGCTCATAATGTTTATGTCAACAGTTGAGCTGGAGAAGCAAACATACTGTGATCTTAAAGTTCTGAATAACACAGGGAACTACGTTGCCTTTAAG GTCAAAACCACTTCGCCAAAGAAGTACTTTGTGCGACCTAATACCGGTGTTGTACATCCATGGGACTCATGTATCATCAGAG TCACCCTCCAGGCTCAACAAGAATACCCTCCAGACATGCAATGCAAAGACAAGTTTCTCTTGCAGAGTACAATAGTGAATCCAAACACTGATGTTGATGATCTTCCACCAGATACT TTTAATAAGGATGGTGAAAAGTCGATAGAGGATATGAAACTAAGAGTGGTATATATCTCTCCTACATCACCCCAAGGAAGCACAGAAGGTGACACAGTGAAGAATTCAACCCAAAAACCTGATACTAATTCT AGTGAAACCGTGCAGCGCCTGAAGGAGGAAAGAGATGCCAATGTCTTACAAACACGGCAACTGCAGCAGGAACTG GACATgctgaaaagaagaagaaatcgtAGAGGGGATCCAGGCTTTTCCTTCACTTTTGCCATGTTTGTGGGTCTCATTGGATTATTGTGTGGTTTGCTTTTAAAACTTTCATTGTCTTCACCACCTACAGAATGA
- the LOC100795508 gene encoding bax inhibitor 1 — protein sequence MDTFFNSQSSSSSRSRWSYDTLKNFREISPLVQNHIKRVYFTLCCAVVAAAVGAFLHVLWNIGGFLTTLASIGSMVWLLSTPPVEEQKRLSLLMASALFQGASIGPLIDLAIAIDPSLIVSAFVATSLAFACFSAAALVARRREYLYLGGLLSSGLSILMWLHFASSLFGGSIALFKFELYFGLLVFVGYVIVDTQEIIERAHFGDLDYVKHALTLFTDLAAIFVRILIIMLKNSSERNEKKKKRRD from the exons ATGGACACCTTCTTCAATTCtcaatcttcttcttcttcgagaAGCCGCTGGAGTTACGATACTCTCAAGAATTTCCGTGAGATCTCTCCGCTGGTTCAGAATCACATCAAACGG GTTTATTTTACGTTATGTTGCGCTGTGGTGGCTGCTGCTGTTGGAGCTTTTCTTCATGTTCTGTGGAACATTGGGGGTTTTCTCACCACGTTGGCTTCCATTGGAAGCATGGTTTGGTTGCTATCTACACCCCCTGTTGAAGAG CAAAAGAGGTTGTCTCTGTTGATGGCTTCGGCCTTGTTTCAGGGCGCTTCCATTGGACCTCTGATTGATTTGGCTATTGCCATTGATCCTAG CCTTATTGTTAGTGCATTTGTGGCAACTTCTTTGGCTTTTGCTTGCTTCTCTGCGGCAGCTTTAGTTGCAAGGCGTAGGGAGTACCTCTACCTTGGTGGTTTGCTTTCTTCTGGGCTGTCCATTCTTATGTGGTTGCACTTTGCTTCCTCTCTCTTTGGGGGCTCAATTGCACTCTTCAAGTTTGAG CTGTACTTTGGGCTTTTGGTGTTTGTGGGCTACGTTATAGTAGACACTCAAGAAATTATTGAAAGGGCTCACTTTGGTGACCTGGATTATGTGAAGCATGCATTGACATTGTTCACTGATTTGGCTGCAATCTTTGTGCGAATTCTTATTATAATG TTGAAGAATTCATCTGAGagaaatgagaagaagaagaaaaggagagaTTAG